Proteins from a single region of Verrucosispora sp. NA02020:
- the wrbA gene encoding NAD(P)H:quinone oxidoreductase yields the protein MAAQVKVAVIYYSATGITYQMAQSAREAAEQAGAEVRLRKVRELAPDEAIRSNSGWEAHRLETQDVEEAQPDDLSWADVVIFGSPTRYGLVAAQLKQFIDTTGPLWAQGALADKVYSAFTSTATHHGGQESTLLSLFHVFYHWGGIVVAPGYTEPSQFVSGNPYGASHTSNNGETAPDHVALEATALTAKRAVRIGAALKQGLAG from the coding sequence ATGGCGGCACAGGTCAAGGTGGCGGTGATCTACTACAGCGCGACCGGCATCACGTACCAGATGGCGCAGTCGGCCCGGGAGGCCGCCGAGCAGGCCGGTGCGGAAGTCCGGTTGCGCAAGGTGCGCGAGTTGGCCCCGGACGAGGCGATCCGGTCGAACTCGGGCTGGGAGGCGCACCGGCTGGAGACCCAGGACGTCGAGGAGGCGCAGCCGGACGACCTGAGCTGGGCCGATGTGGTGATCTTCGGTTCGCCGACCCGGTACGGTCTGGTCGCCGCGCAGCTCAAGCAGTTCATCGACACCACCGGACCGCTGTGGGCGCAGGGCGCACTGGCCGACAAGGTGTACTCGGCGTTCACCTCGACAGCCACACATCACGGTGGGCAGGAGTCGACGCTGCTGTCGCTGTTCCACGTCTTCTACCACTGGGGTGGGATCGTGGTCGCGCCCGGCTACACCGAGCCGAGCCAGTTCGTCTCCGGCAACCCGTACGGCGCGTCGCACACCAGCAACAACGGTGAGACCGCGCCGGATCATGTGGCGTTGGAGGCGACGGCGTTGACGGCCAAGCGGGCGGTGCGCATCGGTGCGGCGCTGAAGCAGGGCCTGGCCGGCTGA
- a CDS encoding ABC transporter ATP-binding protein, translated as MTHSPVIRVRGLRKTYGDTTAVAGVDLDVATGEVVALLGPNGAGKTSTIDILQGHRDRDAGDVQVLGRDPAHVDLDWRAGIGVVAQHSDDLTELTVAEAVRHFAHYYPAPRDPADVLTLVGLTDKAGARVRTLSGGQRRRLDVALGVLGRPRLLFLDEPTTGFDPQARRQFWTLIRRLAGEETTILFSTHYLDEAEALADRVAVIVGGRIVADGAPATLGGRATARTVVRWAHGRQETDDPAALVAELTRRHGGTVPGLTVSRPSLEDVYLDLIGATP; from the coding sequence ATGACCCACTCCCCCGTCATCCGCGTCCGCGGACTACGCAAGACCTACGGCGACACCACCGCCGTGGCCGGCGTCGACCTGGACGTCGCCACCGGCGAGGTGGTGGCCCTGCTCGGACCCAACGGCGCCGGCAAGACCAGCACCATCGACATCCTTCAGGGCCACCGCGACCGCGACGCCGGTGACGTGCAGGTGCTCGGCCGCGACCCGGCCCACGTCGACCTCGACTGGCGCGCCGGCATCGGCGTCGTCGCCCAGCACAGCGACGACCTGACCGAACTGACCGTCGCCGAGGCGGTACGCCACTTCGCCCACTACTACCCCGCACCCCGCGACCCCGCCGACGTCCTCACCCTGGTCGGTCTCACCGACAAGGCCGGCGCCCGGGTCCGTACCCTCTCCGGCGGCCAACGCCGCCGCCTGGACGTCGCACTCGGCGTGCTCGGCCGCCCCCGGCTGCTCTTCCTCGACGAACCGACCACCGGCTTCGACCCGCAGGCGCGCCGCCAGTTCTGGACGCTGATCCGCCGACTCGCCGGCGAGGAGACCACCATCCTGTTCAGCACCCACTACCTCGACGAGGCCGAGGCACTGGCCGACCGCGTCGCGGTCATCGTCGGCGGCCGGATCGTCGCCGACGGTGCCCCGGCCACCCTCGGCGGACGCGCCACCGCCCGCACCGTGGTCCGGTGGGCCCACGGCCGGCAGGAGACCGACGACCCGGCCGCCCTCGTCGCCGAGCTGACCCGCCGCCACGGCGGCACCGTGCCCGGCCTGACCGTCAGCCGCCCCAGCCTCGAAGACGTCTACCTGGACCTGATCGGAGCGACCCCGTGA
- a CDS encoding ABC transporter permease produces MTATAHRAATRRPGALRLGLHRAGIELRCFFRERDAVVFTFAMPAVILALLGAIFDGVYEGSDVTSAQYLAPSMIAAGIASTTFVNLGTGIAADRDDGTLRRLRGVPMPPSAYIVGKTLMALVVSIGETILLLAIAVLAFDLRLPTDPARWLTFGWVFLLGATACALLGIAASSLARSARSAGAVMNLPYLVLAFISGVFYTPVGQLPEPLVTIGSLFPLKWMAQGFRSVFLPDTILPQEVVPSWEHGRIALVLAAWCIGGMVLCLTTFRWRGRRTR; encoded by the coding sequence GTGACCGCCACCGCCCACCGCGCCGCCACCCGCCGCCCCGGCGCCCTACGGCTCGGGCTGCACCGCGCCGGCATCGAACTGCGGTGCTTCTTCCGGGAACGCGACGCCGTGGTGTTCACCTTCGCCATGCCGGCGGTCATCCTCGCCCTGCTCGGCGCGATCTTCGACGGCGTCTACGAGGGCAGCGACGTCACCTCGGCCCAGTACCTCGCCCCCAGCATGATCGCCGCCGGCATCGCCTCCACCACCTTCGTCAACCTGGGCACCGGCATCGCCGCCGACCGCGACGACGGCACCCTGCGCCGACTGCGCGGCGTCCCGATGCCCCCCTCGGCGTACATCGTCGGCAAGACCCTGATGGCCCTGGTGGTCAGCATCGGCGAGACGATCCTGCTGCTGGCCATCGCGGTACTCGCCTTCGACCTGCGGCTGCCCACCGACCCCGCCCGCTGGCTCACCTTCGGCTGGGTGTTCCTGCTCGGCGCCACCGCCTGCGCCCTGCTCGGCATCGCCGCCAGCAGCCTGGCCCGCTCGGCCCGCAGCGCCGGGGCCGTGATGAACCTGCCCTACCTCGTGCTGGCCTTCATCTCCGGCGTCTTCTACACCCCCGTCGGACAACTCCCCGAACCACTGGTCACGATCGGCTCGCTGTTCCCGCTCAAATGGATGGCCCAGGGCTTCCGCTCGGTGTTCCTGCCCGACACCATCCTCCCGCAGGAGGTCGTACCCTCCTGGGAGCACGGTCGGATCGCGCTCGTGCTCGCCGCCTGGTGCATCGGAGGAATGGTGCTGTGCCTGACCACCTTCCGCTGGCGAGGTCGACGCACCCGATGA
- a CDS encoding sensor histidine kinase gives MTPPTDTWSARFRLWDGYFALAAVGVAVAVAADGSRTPTARLGCLALFLALTGWYLGVGRRLMRDSVEDWHGYLYLTGVILLYVPAVLLSGTASFLLFVLNPQMFMVLPAIPAVGAVLLLNSVHVIVLAVRLPDLGEVVAPLLIALMTVLVVSVLGVWAQHTVAESGRRAELIAQLEQTRAELAEVSHRAGVAAERQRLAADIHDTVAQGLSSVVMLVQAAEADLDRDPDQARRHLDLARQTARENLLDVRTLVAALTPTQIDGSPLEQALDRLADRFTRETGVPVTCTADLTAGPAPGTAVEVVLLRAAQEALTNVRRHADATAVAVLLHGDDDRVTLEIGDDGAGFDPAGAYPDGDGGYGLAGLRTRVEQVNGSVLVRSAPGEGTTIRVEVPYQ, from the coding sequence ATGACTCCACCGACCGACACGTGGAGCGCACGCTTCCGGCTCTGGGACGGCTACTTCGCCCTCGCCGCCGTCGGCGTCGCCGTGGCCGTGGCCGCCGACGGCAGCCGTACGCCCACCGCCCGCCTCGGCTGCCTCGCCCTGTTCCTCGCCCTGACCGGCTGGTACCTCGGCGTCGGCCGCCGACTGATGCGCGACTCCGTCGAGGACTGGCACGGCTACCTCTACCTCACCGGGGTGATCCTGCTCTACGTGCCGGCGGTCCTGCTCAGCGGCACCGCCTCGTTCCTACTGTTCGTGCTCAACCCGCAGATGTTCATGGTGCTGCCCGCCATACCAGCGGTCGGCGCGGTGCTGCTGCTCAACTCCGTGCACGTGATCGTCCTGGCCGTCCGGCTGCCCGACCTGGGCGAGGTGGTCGCGCCGCTGCTGATCGCCCTGATGACCGTCCTCGTGGTCAGCGTGCTGGGCGTCTGGGCCCAACACACCGTCGCCGAGAGCGGCCGACGCGCCGAGCTGATCGCCCAACTGGAACAGACCCGGGCCGAGCTGGCCGAGGTGTCCCACCGCGCCGGGGTGGCCGCCGAACGGCAACGACTCGCCGCCGACATCCACGACACCGTGGCCCAGGGCCTGTCCAGCGTGGTGATGCTGGTCCAGGCCGCCGAGGCCGACCTGGACCGCGACCCGGACCAGGCCCGCCGCCACCTGGACCTGGCCCGACAGACCGCCCGGGAGAACCTGCTCGACGTACGCACCCTGGTCGCCGCACTCACCCCGACGCAGATCGACGGCTCCCCGCTGGAACAGGCACTGGACCGGCTGGCCGACCGCTTCACCCGGGAGACCGGGGTGCCGGTCACCTGCACCGCCGACCTGACCGCCGGCCCGGCACCGGGCACCGCCGTGGAGGTGGTGCTGCTACGCGCGGCACAGGAGGCGCTGACCAACGTCCGGCGGCACGCCGACGCCACCGCCGTGGCCGTCCTGCTGCACGGCGACGACGACCGGGTCACGCTGGAGATCGGCGACGACGGCGCCGGATTCGACCCCGCCGGGGCGTACCCGGACGGCGACGGCGGCTACGGGCTGGCCGGGCTGCGCACCCGCGTCGAACAGGTCAACGGCAGCGTCCTCGTACGCTCGGCCCCCGGCGAGGGGACCACGATCCGGGTGGAGGTGCCGTACCAATGA
- a CDS encoding response regulator transcription factor codes for MITVLLVDDHPVVRAGVAGMLAGTDDITVVGEAADAAEALTAVHAHHPDVVLMDLRMPGDDGATATGRILATRPQTRVVVLTTYETDTDILRAVEAGAAGYLLKDTSRADLITAIRTAARGGTVLAPSVATRLLHQVRRPTARDTLSPREVQVLRLVARGLSNAEIGRELHIGEATVKTHLLRTFNKLDVSDRTAAVTTAMAAGLL; via the coding sequence ATGATCACCGTGCTGCTGGTGGACGACCACCCGGTGGTCCGCGCCGGAGTCGCCGGCATGCTCGCCGGCACCGACGACATCACCGTCGTCGGCGAGGCCGCCGACGCCGCCGAGGCACTCACGGCCGTCCACGCCCACCACCCCGACGTGGTCCTGATGGACCTGCGGATGCCCGGCGACGACGGCGCCACCGCCACCGGCCGCATCCTCGCCACCCGACCACAGACCCGGGTGGTGGTGCTGACCACCTACGAGACCGACACCGACATCCTGCGGGCCGTCGAGGCCGGCGCCGCCGGCTACCTGCTCAAGGACACCTCCCGCGCCGACCTGATCACCGCGATCCGCACCGCCGCACGCGGCGGCACCGTCCTCGCCCCCTCGGTGGCGACCCGACTGCTGCACCAGGTACGCCGACCCACCGCCCGCGACACCCTGTCACCCCGCGAGGTGCAGGTGCTGCGGCTGGTCGCCCGAGGGCTGTCCAACGCCGAGATCGGCCGGGAACTGCACATCGGCGAGGCGACCGTGAAGACCCACCTGCTGCGGACCTTCAACAAACTCGACGTCTCCGACCGCACCGCCGCCGTCACCACCGCCATGGCCGCCGGCCTGCTCTGA
- a CDS encoding GNAT family N-acetyltransferase produces the protein MQIRTATAGDWPGIWPFLREIVSAGDTYTWPRDVDETRARDMWLVPPPGRTVVAVDDDGTVLASAKLTPNQLGPGDHVANASFMVAPAAAGRGIGRALGTYVLDLARTDGYRAMQFNAVVATNTRAVALWRSLGFDVVGRIPDGFRHPTQGPVDLLVMYQRL, from the coding sequence ATGCAGATCAGGACCGCGACCGCCGGGGACTGGCCCGGCATCTGGCCCTTCCTGCGCGAGATCGTCTCCGCCGGGGACACCTACACCTGGCCCCGCGACGTCGACGAGACCCGCGCCCGCGACATGTGGCTGGTCCCCCCACCCGGACGCACCGTCGTCGCCGTCGACGACGACGGCACCGTGCTCGCCTCGGCGAAACTGACCCCCAACCAGCTCGGCCCCGGCGACCACGTGGCCAACGCCAGCTTCATGGTCGCCCCGGCCGCCGCCGGACGCGGAATCGGCCGGGCCCTCGGCACGTACGTGCTGGACCTGGCCCGCACCGACGGCTACCGGGCGATGCAGTTCAACGCCGTGGTCGCCACCAACACCCGCGCGGTGGCGCTGTGGCGCTCACTCGGCTTCGACGTGGTCGGCCGCATCCCCGACGGCTTCCGTCACCCCACCCAGGGCCCCGTCGACCTGCTCGTCATGTACCAGCGCCTCTGA
- a CDS encoding HAD family phosphatase, protein MMLPLPTGDFQAYLFDCDGTIVDSMPLHYTAWRQALDEWECAFPEDLFYAWAGRPTLDIVDALNEQQRLNMPVETVVARREEHYQRLLPTAVGIPGVLHHIQDAHGRIPFAVVSGSTREAVTASLDALGILDRFDVLVCAGDYTRPKPDPEPFLRAAELLGVPPHACLVFEDADLGIEAAVAAGMAAVRVPQPRQGS, encoded by the coding sequence GTGATGCTGCCCCTGCCCACCGGCGACTTCCAGGCGTACCTGTTCGACTGCGACGGCACCATCGTCGACTCGATGCCGCTGCACTACACCGCCTGGCGGCAGGCCCTCGACGAGTGGGAGTGCGCCTTCCCCGAGGACCTCTTCTATGCCTGGGCCGGCCGACCGACGCTCGACATCGTCGACGCCCTCAATGAGCAGCAACGCCTGAACATGCCGGTGGAGACCGTGGTCGCCCGCCGCGAGGAGCACTACCAGCGGCTGCTGCCCACCGCCGTCGGCATCCCCGGGGTGCTGCACCACATCCAGGACGCGCACGGACGCATCCCCTTCGCCGTGGTCTCCGGCAGCACCCGCGAAGCCGTCACCGCCTCCCTCGACGCCCTCGGCATCCTCGACCGGTTCGACGTGCTGGTCTGCGCCGGCGACTACACCCGCCCCAAACCCGACCCGGAGCCGTTCCTGCGCGCCGCCGAGCTGCTCGGCGTACCGCCGCACGCCTGCCTGGTCTTCGAGGACGCCGACCTGGGCATCGAGGCCGCCGTCGCCGCCGGCATGGCAGCGGTCCGCGTGCCCCAGCCCCGCCAGGGCAGCTGA